Proteins from one Megalopta genalis isolate 19385.01 chromosome 1, iyMegGena1_principal, whole genome shotgun sequence genomic window:
- the LOC117222034 gene encoding uncharacterized protein LOC117222034, with translation MKFLLYVAVSVFVLSVDCAVLRPAANELPEDFNPHFRKRDLTTEQFVEEVISKLEKRDVGKLFPVGGDIISHWVNLIEDLIGQYIPKFGKRDVGKLFPVGGDIISHWVNLIEDFIGQFVPKVGKRDIASLFPIGGGLVSEGVNRAEDLVGLVVPHFGKRDLESFMRQERDLVMDSVQTANDDLLKPVLQSVFGMVQRWLRFLLSPFT, from the exons ATGAAGTTCCTGCTGTACGTGGCCGTCTCCGTATTCGTATTGTCCGTGGACTGTGCGGTGCTACGACCGGCTGCAAACG AGCTTCCAGAGGACTTCAATCCTCACTTCAGAAAGAGAGATCTTACAACGGAACAATTCGTGGAAGAAGTAATTTCCAAGCTTGAAAAGAGAGACGTTGGCAAGCTGTTCCCCGTAGGCGGCGATATCATTAGCCACTGGGTGAACCTTATCGAAGATCTCATAGGTCAATACATTCCCAAGTTTGGAAAGAGAGACGTTGGCAAACTGTTCCCAGTGGGCGGCGATATCATTAGCCACTGGGTGAACCTAATCGAAGACTTCATAGGTCAATTCGTTCCCAAGGTTGGAAAAAGAGACATCGCCTCACTGTTCCCCATAGGCGGCGGATTGGTCAGTGAAGGCGTGAACAGAGCAGAGGATCTCGTTGGTCTTGTAGTTCCTCATTTCGGAAAGAGGGATCTTGAATCTTTTATGAGGCAGGAGCGAGATCTTGTTATGGATTCAGTCCAGACGGCAAATGACGATCTCCTTAAACCAGTATTGCAAAGTGTCTTCGGCATGGTTCAACGATGGCTCAGATTTCTACTCTCGCCGTTTACGTAG